The Nitrospinota bacterium sequence TTTTCGCAATGCTTTCCAATGCTTTCCAAAGCTTTCGCTTTATAAGTTTCAAAATTTTTCCCGTCGCCTGCACCCTCACTCATACCTGCCCCTTCATCAACCGGCGCACCCTTTTCAGCCAACGCCACGCTTTGCAACATAAATACCATCAATACGGCCAACATTATTTGCTTCATACATTTCCCCTTTTTCAAAAATTGATGTGACTTGTAAATTACAACCCGTTCTTCCCAGATGACCATAAAAGTTCTCAGAAAGTCAGCAAAATTAGTTGCGATTTTTTTAAATTTTACTGAAAACCAATAAACTGCTAACTTTATTTATTTTTCCCTATTTTACTCACACACCAGATCGCAAGGGAAGAAAATAAAAAGGCCGGAACCAGTTCGTAAATCACCGCATCGGACAACCCCGAAACTTTCCAGATGATAGAGGTCAAAAATCCGGTGAGCATCCCGGCAACCGCCCCAAAAAAGGTAACGTTTTTGGAATAAAGCGTGAACAGGATGACCGGACCGAAACTCGCCCCGAGGCCCGACCAGGCAAATAGCACAAACCAGAAGATCACCCGCGTTTCCATGAGCGCGATGGCCATCGCCCCGACGCCTAATACCAGGATGGTGACGCGACTCACTACAAGGATTTTCTCGTGCGACAGAGGTCGACGGAGGGTTTTCGTGTAGATGTCGTGGGCGATCGTCGATGCGGCCACGATGATCTGCGCCGAAACCGTGGACATGATCGCCGCCAACACCCCGGTCAAGACGACAGCCGTCATTAACGGCGGCAATAACGCGCCTGCGGCTTTGGGGAACAGGTGCTCGGGGTCCTGCAATCCGGGAAACAGCGCGTTACCGGCGATGCCCAAGACAATGGCGGAAATGTATATTAAAAACCCCCAGGAAAAAGCGATCCAGATGCCGCGCTCGATGGTTTGCGTGTCTTTCGCCGCCATGTAGCGGGTGATAACATGCGGCTGGCCCGGATAGCCCAAGCCAATCCCCAGCAGTCCCACCATTGACCCGAAAAACACTGCCGTCGATTTTCCTCCCATCCAGGCCAGGGTCTCGGGCGACACGGCGTTGACCTTTTGCACGGTGGCATTCATCCCGCCAAGGTCTGCGACTGCAACCCAGGCCAGAACCACAATGCCGACGACCATGATCAGGCCTTGAACGAAGTCGGTCCAGGCGACGGCGCGGAACCCGCCCATCATCGTATAGAGGATCACGATGGAGCCGCCAGCGGGAATGCTCAGGGTGTAGGGAATGCCGAAAATAGCGTCGAAGGTTTTACCGATGGCGGTGAACTGAGCGGCGACATAGGCCATCATGCAAGAGAAAATAATGACCACCGAGATGAGGCGAAGAATATGGGTTTTGTCGTTGAAATGCGATTCAAGATAATCCGGGATGGTGAGGGCGTGTTCCTCATGCGAATGTTTTCTGAGTTTTTCGGCGATGAAGAGCCAGTTGATCGCATATCCCAGAAGACAGCCCGGCAAAAACCAGATAGCTGACAGTCCGTCTTTATATGCCAATCCCACCGTCCCCAAAACCGCCCAGGCGCTCTCGGAACTGGCGGTGGAAGAAATCGCCGTGACCCAGGCCTTCAGGGACCGGTCGGCAAGGAAAAAATCGGCGGGGGAGTGGGTTTTCCGCGAGGCTAAGTAACCAATGCCGATCATCAACAGCACATATAAAAAGAAAACCGTTCCGATGATTGCGGTCAGTTCTGTCATGGTCCGGCATTATAACGAAGATTGACCCCGGCAATACGATTTTTCATGCGTGCGGCCCTCTTCATCCCGCTGGATTATTTTGTAAATTTTGCTAGTATGAATCTTTTTCCGAAAGACGGAGTGACGGTTGCATGCAAGATTACGATTTTAAGTCCATCGAAGCAAAATGGCAGAAAACCTGGGAGGAAGACAAAACCTTCCGGGTGGAACGGGACCCTGCCAGGAAAAAGTTTTATCTACTGGAGATGTTTCCCTATCCTTCAGGGCGAATCCATATGGGCCATGTGCGCAACTACGCCATTGGCGACGCCATCGCCCGGTTCAAGCGCATGCAGGGGTTCAATGTACTTCATCCCATAGGCTGGGACGCATTCGGGATGCCCGCGGAAAACGCCGCCATTAAAAATAAATCGCATCCGGCAAAGTGGACGTTTGAAAACATCCGCACCATGCGCGAGCAAATCAAGAAACTGGGCTTCAGCTACGACTGGGACCGGGAAATCGCGACCTGCCGACCGGAATATTACCGCTGGAACCAGTGGTGTTTCCTGCAGTTTATGGAGAAGGGGCTGGTCGATCGCAAAAACGCCACGGTCAACTGGTGCGAAGCCTGTCATACGGTGCTTGCCAACGAGCAGGTGGTTAACGACTGTTGCTGGCGATGCGACGGCCCGGTCCAGCAAAAACAGCAGGAGGGCTGGTTTTTCAGGATCACCGATTACGCCCAAAAACTGCTCGATGGCTTGCAACACCTGGCAGACGAGGGCTGGCCGGAACAAGTGCTGACCATGCAGAAAAACTGGATCGGTCAAAGCCACGGAGCCGAAGTGGACTTTGCCATCAAGGCAAGTAACGCCGTCATCAAAGTATTCACCACCCGGCCCGACACGCTTTATGGCGCCACTTTCATGGTTTTGTCACCCGAGCACCCGCTGACAAAACAACTCTCGCGCGGCACCGATCAGGAGAAAAACGTAGACGCATTTATTGCCAAAATCGCCGGGGAAGACAAAATCTCTCGCACCAGTGAAACCGGAGAAAAGCAGGGCGTTTTCACCGGCGCTTATGCGATCAACCCTCTCACAGGTACTGAGGTCCCCGTCTGGTCCGCCAATTTCGTCCTGATGGAATACGGCACCGGCGCGATCATGTCCGTCCCCGCCCACGATCAGCGCGATTTGGACTTCGCCCGAAAATACGGGCTTCCTGTCAAAGTCGTCATCCAGCCGCCGGATGCAGAACTCGACGAAACCAGCATGACCGAAGCTTTTTCCGGCGAAGGAAGCATGACCCATTCCGGTCCGTTTGACGGGCTGATTGGCAAAGAGGGAATCCGCAAGGTCTGCGAATATCTGGAGTCAAATAAAATTGGCAAGGCCACGATCAATTACAAATTGCGCGATTGGGGCGTCTCACGCCAACGGTATTGGGGAACTCCCATCCCCATCGTGCATTGCGATGCCTGCGGCATCGTCCCGGTTCCCTATGACCAGCTTCCCATCGAACTCCCTTTAGATGTTCAATTGGGCAGTCAGGGGCAATCCCCACTCCACACGCTTGAGGCGTTTATCAACACCCCCTGTCCGAAATGTGGTCAGCCCGCTCGCCGGGAAACCGACACATTGGACACTTTCGTGTGTTCTTCGTGGTACTTCGACCGTTACACGTCACCGCGCAACGATGACGAACCCTTCGGCAAAGAAGATGTCGATTACTGGATGCCGGTGGATCAATACATCGGCGGCATCGAGCATGCCATCCTGCATCTATTGTATTCGCGGTTTTTCCACCTCGTGTTCCGGGATCTCGGCCATGTGCAATCGCCGGAACCTTTCAAGCGTCTGCTCACTCAGGGGATGGTGATCAAGGACGGGGCCAAGATGTCCAAGTCCAAAGGCAATGTGGTGGACCCGGACGACATCATCAACAACTATGGCGCCGATACCGCCCGGCTTTTTATTCTGTTCGCCGCGCCGCCGGTCAAAGACCTGGACTGGAGCGACCAAGGGGTGGAGGGTTGTTTTCGTTTTCTAAAAAGAGTGTGGCGAATTTGTGCGGATTTTCTGCCGGAAGTCCAAACCAGCCAGTCAGCTCAGGAACCTGATGCGGATCAGGCAAAAGAGCTGAAAGAGTTACGGCGTAAAACTCATATCACGATCAAGCGGGTGACGGAAGATATCCAGAATCGCACGCAATTCAATACCGCCATCGCCGCGACCATGGAACTGACCAACCACCTGTATGCTTTCCGGGAAGGGTGGGCAGCCTCCGACAAACATGCCGACCATGAAAAATTTGTCGTCAAGGAAGCGATCGAAACCCTGATTTTGATGCTGTCTCCCTTCGGCCCCCATATGGCGGAGGAGGTGTGGTCCCTTTTGGGTCACGTGCAAAGCATCGGTCAAACTCCCTGGCCTGCTTATGACGAGGCGCTTATCCAATCGGAGGAGGTATTGATCGTGATTCAGGTCAATGGTAAGGTGAGACATAAAATCACGGTGTCCGCCGATATGAGCGAAGAAGAATTAAAATCTCTGGCGCTTAAAGACCCTAAGATTCAGGAATCGATCCAGGGAAAAGAAGTCAGGAAGATCATTGTGGTTCCCAAAAAACTGATCAATATCGTTGCAAATTAAAAAAATGAAACCCTATATTAATAAACTTTTTGGGCTCGCCGCCTTCCTGCTGATTTCCGGTTGCGGTTACCACTTGGTCGGCACCGGTACCACGTTGCCACCCCACTTGAAAACCATCGCCATTCCGGTATTCGACAACACCTCTTCGCAACCGAATATTGACAGGGATATCACCAATGCCATACGGCAATCCTTTGTCAACGATGGACGGCTGAAAGTGGTGAGCACCCATGAAGCCGATCTGGTGATGAAGGGATTATTATCCAGCTATACCCTGCAGGCCGTGTCCTTCACAACGCAGGATGTGGCGCAGGAATATTTCGTTCTATTAGGGGGGAGCATTGATGTCCAGGATCGAGTGAAGAAAAAACGTTTCCTGAAACAGAATTTCACCACCAAGTGGGATTTTCAGACCGACGCCGACGTGATCAATTCCGAGGCCGCCCGGCAGTTGGCTCTTAAAGATGCTTATAGAGTACTGGGAAATCGCCTGGTGAGCATCGTCATCGACCAGTTTTGATTTCTTTCACGCCTTGACCCCCGACGAAGCCCTCCGGCACATCGAACAAGAGAAGATCGCTTCTCTTTATTTTCTCTATGGTGAGGAAAAATTTTTTCACACCGGGATCATCCAGGCCCTTCTGCAAAAACTGATCACGCCGGAGAACCGCGAGTTCAACCTCGAAACTTTCGATGCAAAGGGAAGTTCCGTTCACGACTGGCTCCAAGCGATCAAAACCTTATCTTTCCTCGGCGGAACCAAAGTGGTGGTTGTAAAAGATCTTCATGAAATCACCCTGACGCCCAAAGAATCGGAATTGCTGCTCGGTTATACTGAAGACCCCATAGACGGAACCTGCCTGATCCTGACTGCGGACAAAGCCGATCGAAAAAAGAAAATATTCAAGTCGCTCACAAAAATTCAACAGGCGATAACCTGCGAGGCGCCTAATGAATCCGCGCTTATTCCCTGGATTAAAAAACGGGCCCAATCCTTTGGCTACACCCTTTCCCCTGATGCCGCACGGCAGATGGTGGAACGGACCGGCCCGAAGCCTGGAATCCTGGCGTCGGAGTTGGAAAAAGTTATGACTTACGTAGGAAAAACGCGGTCCATTTCGGACCAGGAGGTCCTGGCGATGGTGGGAGATATCAAGTTACAAAATCCGTTCGCCCTGACCGAAGCTTTGAAGGATAAGAATGCGGAAAAGGCTTTCCTCCTGTTACATAATCAGCTCGACCACGGAGAAGAACCTTTAAAAATTCTAGGGACGATCGTTTGGCAGTTCCGGGTCATCTGGGAGGTCAAAAATTATCAGGCGCAAAAACTTCCGCCTTTTAAAATAGCCCAGGAAATGGGAGCCAAGCCCTTTTTGGTGGAAAAAGCATTGAAGCACACGCAGAATTTCAGCAACCAGGAACTGACGCAGAATTTCAAAAACCTGACGCAGGCCGACCGGGACTTGAAAACATCCGGCCAGTCTCCTCAGGGAATTCTGGAAGCGCTGATATTAAAACTCTGTTCCGGTATCAATTAGCTGGCGGTGCAGATCATTTAGAAGACCGACATTTCGGTCCTCCTTTTTCATTCATGCAGAGGCGGAAAGCTGGTGGACTTTTTTAGCCAGGCCGGAAATCTTTCTGGATGCCGTGCGTTTATGGATGACTCCTTTGCTGGCAACTTTAGAAATTACTTTTATAGCTCCTTGTAATTCCTTTTCAGCTTCCACTTTATCCTTGGCTTCCAATTCAACTAAAACTTTCTTGGTGGCGGTTTTAAGCTGGGTGCGGTAAACCTTGTTTCTGGCGTATCGTTTCTCGGTCTGACGGTTGCGTTTGATTGCGGATTTATGATTTGCCAACGACTCTTCCTTTCTATACGTAATAAAATAAAATCAATTTAAACGTGTCCCTTGCCAAAAAAAAATTGGGGTCACATCAGGTCACTCCCGGCGGCTCCCGATCATTTTATCCATGACAACCGAACCAGATCTGAGAATAATCCTGTTGGGATCTAGATCATATACTTCATTCAGGCGGGAGTTGTCAAGTCATCAAGGATGGAGCCACCCCACTATACCATTCAACTCATTGAAAATAAACTGTATTATTAACCTCGCCTTCG is a genomic window containing:
- the lptE gene encoding LPS assembly lipoprotein LptE; protein product: MKPYINKLFGLAAFLLISGCGYHLVGTGTTLPPHLKTIAIPVFDNTSSQPNIDRDITNAIRQSFVNDGRLKVVSTHEADLVMKGLLSSYTLQAVSFTTQDVAQEYFVLLGGSIDVQDRVKKKRFLKQNFTTKWDFQTDADVINSEAARQLALKDAYRVLGNRLVSIVIDQF
- the holA gene encoding DNA polymerase III subunit delta — its product is MTPDEALRHIEQEKIASLYFLYGEEKFFHTGIIQALLQKLITPENREFNLETFDAKGSSVHDWLQAIKTLSFLGGTKVVVVKDLHEITLTPKESELLLGYTEDPIDGTCLILTADKADRKKKIFKSLTKIQQAITCEAPNESALIPWIKKRAQSFGYTLSPDAARQMVERTGPKPGILASELEKVMTYVGKTRSISDQEVLAMVGDIKLQNPFALTEALKDKNAEKAFLLLHNQLDHGEEPLKILGTIVWQFRVIWEVKNYQAQKLPPFKIAQEMGAKPFLVEKALKHTQNFSNQELTQNFKNLTQADRDLKTSGQSPQGILEALILKLCSGIN
- a CDS encoding sodium/proline symporter is translated as MTELTAIIGTVFFLYVLLMIGIGYLASRKTHSPADFFLADRSLKAWVTAISSTASSESAWAVLGTVGLAYKDGLSAIWFLPGCLLGYAINWLFIAEKLRKHSHEEHALTIPDYLESHFNDKTHILRLISVVIIFSCMMAYVAAQFTAIGKTFDAIFGIPYTLSIPAGGSIVILYTMMGGFRAVAWTDFVQGLIMVVGIVVLAWVAVADLGGMNATVQKVNAVSPETLAWMGGKSTAVFFGSMVGLLGIGLGYPGQPHVITRYMAAKDTQTIERGIWIAFSWGFLIYISAIVLGIAGNALFPGLQDPEHLFPKAAGALLPPLMTAVVLTGVLAAIMSTVSAQIIVAASTIAHDIYTKTLRRPLSHEKILVVSRVTILVLGVGAMAIALMETRVIFWFVLFAWSGLGASFGPVILFTLYSKNVTFFGAVAGMLTGFLTSIIWKVSGLSDAVIYELVPAFLFSSLAIWCVSKIGKNK
- the leuS gene encoding leucine--tRNA ligase: MQDYDFKSIEAKWQKTWEEDKTFRVERDPARKKFYLLEMFPYPSGRIHMGHVRNYAIGDAIARFKRMQGFNVLHPIGWDAFGMPAENAAIKNKSHPAKWTFENIRTMREQIKKLGFSYDWDREIATCRPEYYRWNQWCFLQFMEKGLVDRKNATVNWCEACHTVLANEQVVNDCCWRCDGPVQQKQQEGWFFRITDYAQKLLDGLQHLADEGWPEQVLTMQKNWIGQSHGAEVDFAIKASNAVIKVFTTRPDTLYGATFMVLSPEHPLTKQLSRGTDQEKNVDAFIAKIAGEDKISRTSETGEKQGVFTGAYAINPLTGTEVPVWSANFVLMEYGTGAIMSVPAHDQRDLDFARKYGLPVKVVIQPPDAELDETSMTEAFSGEGSMTHSGPFDGLIGKEGIRKVCEYLESNKIGKATINYKLRDWGVSRQRYWGTPIPIVHCDACGIVPVPYDQLPIELPLDVQLGSQGQSPLHTLEAFINTPCPKCGQPARRETDTLDTFVCSSWYFDRYTSPRNDDEPFGKEDVDYWMPVDQYIGGIEHAILHLLYSRFFHLVFRDLGHVQSPEPFKRLLTQGMVIKDGAKMSKSKGNVVDPDDIINNYGADTARLFILFAAPPVKDLDWSDQGVEGCFRFLKRVWRICADFLPEVQTSQSAQEPDADQAKELKELRRKTHITIKRVTEDIQNRTQFNTAIAATMELTNHLYAFREGWAASDKHADHEKFVVKEAIETLILMLSPFGPHMAEEVWSLLGHVQSIGQTPWPAYDEALIQSEEVLIVIQVNGKVRHKITVSADMSEEELKSLALKDPKIQESIQGKEVRKIIVVPKKLINIVAN
- the rpsT gene encoding 30S ribosomal protein S20, producing the protein MANHKSAIKRNRQTEKRYARNKVYRTQLKTATKKVLVELEAKDKVEAEKELQGAIKVISKVASKGVIHKRTASRKISGLAKKVHQLSASA